A portion of the Bdellovibrionales bacterium genome contains these proteins:
- a CDS encoding PQQ-dependent sugar dehydrogenase, translating into MSRLIASLPIIIIVIIVSIPSQSDAKKVYESAGEKFQMELLTQQKDVVWGFDFLDSDQIIFTERGGSLRVLSLKSKLVTDLRGVPQVNASGQGGLLDVRVHPTQKSKIFLTYSEPSKNGATTALGVAIVEENSLKNFRKIFSAYEPSPKEVHYGSRIEFDGKGHLWISVGERNERFRAQSLKYHNGKIIRLNEDGSIPGDNPFVNNKEARPEIWSFGHRNPQGLARNFESNELWSTELGPKGGDELNLIRAGANYGWPIITYGREYSGFKIGEGSKKEGMEQPIAYWVPSISPSALAFYTGRVFSKWRGQIFIANLSGMHLRRLKLDGSRVLEQEELLKDQFMRMRNVRTGPDGLLYLSTDDGKIVRLIPASLRN; encoded by the coding sequence ATGTCACGACTGATAGCTAGCCTCCCCATAATAATAATAGTAATAATTGTTTCAATTCCCAGTCAGAGTGATGCAAAAAAAGTTTACGAATCGGCAGGAGAGAAGTTTCAAATGGAGCTTCTCACTCAGCAGAAAGACGTCGTGTGGGGCTTTGACTTTCTAGATAGTGACCAAATTATCTTTACTGAGCGTGGGGGTTCTTTGCGAGTACTCAGTCTAAAGTCAAAGCTTGTCACGGATTTGAGAGGGGTTCCCCAGGTAAACGCTTCAGGACAAGGTGGATTGTTAGACGTACGAGTTCATCCAACGCAAAAATCAAAAATTTTTCTGACATACTCAGAGCCATCGAAAAACGGTGCCACAACAGCATTGGGTGTTGCGATTGTCGAGGAGAATAGTCTCAAGAATTTCAGAAAGATATTTTCGGCCTATGAACCGAGTCCAAAAGAAGTCCATTATGGTTCCAGAATCGAATTTGATGGCAAAGGTCACTTGTGGATTTCGGTTGGAGAAAGGAATGAACGTTTTCGGGCGCAGAGTCTGAAGTATCACAATGGAAAGATTATCCGACTCAATGAAGATGGCAGTATTCCTGGTGATAATCCTTTTGTGAACAACAAGGAGGCTAGACCCGAGATCTGGAGTTTTGGTCACAGAAATCCGCAGGGTTTGGCTCGAAATTTCGAATCCAATGAACTGTGGTCAACAGAGCTTGGTCCCAAGGGTGGCGATGAGCTGAATCTCATTCGAGCCGGGGCAAACTATGGTTGGCCGATCATTACTTATGGGCGAGAGTATTCTGGATTTAAAATTGGTGAGGGATCAAAGAAGGAAGGGATGGAACAGCCAATCGCCTACTGGGTGCCGTCCATATCACCCTCGGCTTTGGCTTTCTATACGGGTCGAGTCTTTTCCAAATGGAGAGGTCAGATTTTTATTGCAAACCTCAGTGGCATGCACCTCCGTCGCTTGAAATTGGATGGTTCAAGAGTTCTCGAGCAAGAGGAACTCCTAAAAGACCAATTCATGCGAATGAGAAACGTACGCACCGGTCCTGATGGATTGCTCTATCTATCGACTGACGATGGGAAAATTGTCCGCCTTATTCCAGCGTCATTACGCAACTGA
- a CDS encoding DUF3347 domain-containing protein: MHNFLRMRGRPLRRDQKESQVQLMEYLNRIETELLRCLSWTAGLTFVILVMLVASQPASAAKGKYGKIDVKGSLEKELNGVLKATDNLHKSCLSKNSKQVDRSIRALLENLKKAGQKSKLAKDQKPHLDRMLNAASSHLMMTLNRSGEKRRESLKEAFNHLVQIAKVYKLEEYRIFFCPSDKSVWMQKGYKPSNPIHPEKYGSCGKLVK; encoded by the coding sequence GTGCATAATTTTTTGCGGATGCGTGGTCGGCCTCTGCGTCGAGATCAGAAGGAGAGTCAAGTTCAGCTCATGGAATACTTGAATAGAATAGAGACTGAGCTTCTGCGTTGCTTGAGTTGGACTGCCGGTCTGACGTTTGTGATACTTGTGATGTTGGTGGCTTCTCAACCAGCGAGTGCGGCGAAGGGAAAATACGGGAAGATTGATGTCAAAGGATCTCTTGAAAAGGAACTCAATGGAGTGTTGAAGGCCACAGACAATTTGCATAAGTCCTGTCTTTCAAAAAACAGCAAACAGGTAGATCGATCGATTCGGGCCCTCCTTGAAAATCTAAAAAAGGCTGGGCAGAAATCCAAATTGGCCAAGGATCAAAAGCCTCACCTTGATAGAATGTTAAACGCTGCATCTAGCCACCTGATGATGACGCTCAACAGGTCGGGAGAGAAAAGACGGGAAAGTCTTAAAGAAGCCTTCAATCACTTGGTTCAAATAGCTAAGGTTTATAAGCTTGAGGAATACCGTATCTTTTTCTGCCCCTCGGATAAATCTGTTTGGATGCAAAAAGGCTATAAGCCGAGCAATCCCATACACCCCGAGAAATATGGATCTTGTGGTAAACTTGTAAAATAG
- a CDS encoding carbon-nitrogen hydrolase family protein has translation MRNKAEKDSKGTGSGIGLKPLRVSLFQLTSVDDMALNEERIFFGLRKLAERGGARLVVLPENSLFMRLDRNAILQAPRLQDPVFLRLMEFCRIHACDILLTTALLEENGQTVNATIRLRSDQSPEVVYRKIHLFDVNVLGVQQTRESDELTAGTEPKIIDIDGWKIGLSICYDLRFSELFLNYAKHQVDVLMVPSAFLVPTGRAHWEVLLRARAIESQAYVLAPAQGGSHLNSRGDLRKTWGHTMIVDPWGVVLSQAKNEGEESPQIIESTLDPSLISSVRNQIPMKSHRRL, from the coding sequence ATGCGTAATAAGGCAGAAAAGGACTCAAAAGGTACTGGTTCTGGGATTGGGCTTAAACCTCTCAGAGTCTCTCTTTTTCAGCTCACCTCAGTCGATGATATGGCACTCAACGAGGAGAGAATTTTTTTTGGATTGAGGAAGCTGGCTGAACGGGGTGGGGCTCGACTGGTCGTGCTTCCAGAGAATTCTCTCTTTATGCGTTTGGATCGAAATGCCATATTACAGGCTCCAAGACTTCAAGATCCGGTGTTTTTACGACTCATGGAGTTCTGTCGGATTCATGCTTGCGACATTTTACTCACCACGGCACTTTTAGAGGAAAATGGTCAGACTGTAAACGCCACGATTCGATTGAGAAGTGATCAGAGTCCTGAGGTCGTGTATCGAAAGATCCACCTTTTTGATGTGAACGTCTTGGGAGTTCAGCAAACGCGTGAATCGGATGAATTGACCGCTGGAACTGAGCCAAAAATCATCGACATAGATGGTTGGAAAATCGGCCTATCAATTTGTTATGATTTGCGTTTTTCTGAACTATTCTTGAATTATGCGAAACATCAAGTTGATGTGTTGATGGTCCCCTCGGCCTTTTTGGTTCCGACAGGACGAGCCCATTGGGAGGTCTTGCTGCGAGCGAGGGCCATCGAAAGTCAGGCTTACGTTTTAGCTCCTGCCCAGGGAGGAAGTCACCTGAACAGCAGGGGCGATCTCAGAAAAACTTGGGGACACACGATGATCGTGGATCCCTGGGGAGTGGTCTTATCTCAGGCAAAAAATGAAGGAGAGGAGTCTCCTCAGATCATTGAGAGCACTCTTGATCCCTCACTTATTAGCTCCGTGCGCAATCAAATTCCAATGAAGAGTCACCGTCGCCTCTGA
- a CDS encoding alginate export family protein — translation MKKLVGLLAALALLPSAQAGELAHSAEYRLRYQVDQDKDGVSGGKGSTNDWKQRFKLGSTFRSGEKLTGQLTLLHNSTWGHSGLGNTAATYPVAGVTGDSELAKMDGVANGENLVLVNEAYGSWMASNELLIRFGRGALAMADGRVIGVNDWGPTPNAFEGVLFTWDKEFARFNAYGVKFAQLLASSDPGPSVSDPEINSYGLNVDWKTLPEFLKMVNFHAIQVNVDAGMGAANTAVQTIPQESRMRYGLVVSGDAMNVDYRLTYAAHTGKYTNYSGAPSTTTDREGSMIDAEFGYRLPDWMNSRISFLYHTDTGDKDGATDNKATTYDPYFYERHDNAGWMDIYLWGNLTYMQLRYTMDIMDDLSFAAQYLIFSQTEKTGSTSAGGNAFAGGAAAATNATEDALGTELDLAVAKKYEGGLTITARAGMFSPGAEYASTNSDAYTQLFLEGKMAF, via the coding sequence ATGAAAAAATTAGTAGGATTGCTCGCTGCGCTTGCGCTATTGCCAAGCGCCCAAGCTGGTGAACTGGCACACAGTGCTGAATATCGACTTCGCTACCAGGTGGATCAGGATAAAGATGGTGTATCAGGTGGCAAAGGAAGCACAAACGATTGGAAGCAGAGATTTAAGTTAGGTTCTACTTTTCGTTCGGGCGAAAAGCTGACAGGGCAACTCACATTACTTCACAATTCCACTTGGGGACATTCAGGGTTGGGTAATACTGCTGCCACCTATCCCGTAGCTGGTGTGACTGGAGACTCAGAACTGGCAAAAATGGATGGGGTGGCGAATGGCGAAAATCTTGTTCTTGTGAATGAAGCCTATGGCTCTTGGATGGCTTCCAATGAATTGTTGATTCGCTTTGGTCGAGGTGCCTTGGCGATGGCTGATGGCCGAGTGATTGGAGTCAATGACTGGGGACCAACTCCCAATGCTTTTGAGGGAGTGTTGTTCACTTGGGATAAAGAGTTCGCCCGATTCAATGCTTATGGGGTGAAGTTTGCACAGCTCTTAGCCAGCAGCGACCCCGGCCCTAGCGTTTCTGATCCAGAGATCAATTCCTATGGTTTGAATGTGGACTGGAAGACTCTTCCTGAATTTCTAAAAATGGTTAATTTTCACGCGATTCAGGTGAATGTGGATGCAGGCATGGGTGCGGCCAATACTGCTGTTCAAACTATTCCCCAAGAAAGCCGAATGAGATATGGGCTTGTTGTTTCGGGTGATGCCATGAATGTGGACTACCGATTGACCTATGCGGCCCACACTGGAAAATACACTAACTATTCAGGTGCGCCATCAACAACAACTGACCGCGAAGGCAGCATGATTGATGCCGAGTTCGGTTACCGTTTACCTGATTGGATGAACAGTCGCATTTCTTTTCTCTACCACACAGACACGGGAGACAAGGATGGCGCTACAGATAACAAGGCAACTACTTATGACCCTTACTTTTATGAGAGACACGACAATGCAGGATGGATGGATATTTACCTTTGGGGCAACCTGACCTATATGCAATTGCGATACACTATGGACATCATGGATGACCTTAGCTTCGCAGCCCAATATTTGATATTTAGCCAAACTGAAAAAACTGGATCGACATCGGCTGGGGGCAACGCCTTTGCAGGAGGAGCAGCTGCAGCAACTAACGCCACCGAGGATGCGCTCGGAACTGAGTTAGATCTTGCCGTAGCAAAAAAATATGAGGGTGGACTCACCATCACAGCTCGTGCCGGAATGTTCAGCCCAGGCGCTGAGTATGCGAGCACAAACAGCGACGCTTACACCCAACTCTTTCTTGAAGGCAAAATGGCTTTCTAA
- the metG gene encoding methionine--tRNA ligase, with the protein MKRFYITTPLYYVNDRPHIGTAYTTIIADVLNRYHQLFGEETLFLTGTDEHGQKCQQAAEKRNLTPQAHCDDMVQNFKAAWNSLNIKYDIFFRTTDDYHKSAVQKILQELYERGDIYEATYEGWYCVSEEIFYTEKEIIDGKSPTGKEVQRISEKNYFFKMSKYQNTLISHIQNNSEFIQPESRRNEVLGFLKKPLNDLCISRPKSRLSWGIEIPFDRDYVTYVWFDALLNYATGVGLRQEGQDSQFKKWWMETRPIHILGKDIITTHSVYWTTMLLAIGIPLPTTIFAHGWILNKDNAKMSKSSGEVIDPLSMKDLVGVDAFRYFLVRDIHFGNDAPFSQSLLINRVNTDLANNLGNLLSRTANLITKFFDAKAPQSSGQDEKSQNVRAIALATAGEVRRDIERLAPSYALEHIVKLLNEANRHLEETAPWKLAKENLEAAGQSLYTALECLRISAILLHPVMPSKMEDLLDRLGKSKNDFSLASQWGVIPKGAPILKGDPLFPRLDSLDSNGLES; encoded by the coding sequence ATGAAGCGATTCTACATCACGACTCCGCTCTACTATGTCAATGACCGTCCTCATATAGGAACGGCCTACACCACGATTATCGCTGACGTCTTGAATCGCTATCATCAGCTGTTCGGTGAGGAAACTCTTTTCCTGACGGGTACAGATGAGCACGGCCAGAAGTGCCAGCAAGCCGCCGAGAAGAGAAATCTCACTCCCCAGGCCCATTGCGACGACATGGTCCAGAATTTCAAAGCCGCTTGGAATAGCCTGAACATTAAATATGACATATTTTTCCGCACCACCGACGATTATCACAAATCAGCCGTCCAAAAAATCCTGCAAGAGCTTTACGAGCGGGGTGATATCTACGAGGCCACTTACGAAGGCTGGTACTGTGTCAGCGAAGAAATTTTTTATACCGAAAAAGAAATCATTGATGGGAAAAGTCCAACGGGTAAAGAGGTTCAGCGAATTTCCGAAAAGAATTATTTTTTCAAAATGTCCAAATACCAAAATACCCTCATCTCTCACATTCAAAATAATTCTGAATTTATTCAGCCAGAAAGTCGACGAAACGAAGTTCTAGGTTTCCTAAAAAAACCGCTCAATGATTTGTGTATCAGTCGTCCGAAGAGTCGCTTGAGTTGGGGAATTGAAATTCCTTTCGATCGCGACTATGTCACCTATGTGTGGTTTGACGCTCTGCTCAACTACGCAACGGGCGTTGGTTTGCGACAGGAAGGCCAGGATTCTCAGTTCAAAAAGTGGTGGATGGAGACGAGGCCAATCCACATTCTCGGAAAGGACATTATCACCACTCACTCAGTCTACTGGACCACTATGCTTCTCGCGATCGGTATCCCTCTGCCGACCACGATTTTTGCTCACGGGTGGATTCTTAACAAGGACAACGCCAAGATGAGCAAATCATCAGGAGAGGTCATTGATCCCTTGAGTATGAAAGACTTGGTTGGAGTGGACGCCTTCAGGTATTTTCTTGTTCGTGACATTCATTTTGGAAACGATGCCCCCTTTTCTCAGAGCCTTTTGATCAATCGAGTGAATACCGATCTTGCCAATAATCTTGGAAACCTTCTCAGTCGGACGGCCAATCTGATCACCAAGTTTTTTGACGCAAAGGCTCCTCAGTCTTCAGGCCAAGACGAAAAATCTCAAAATGTCAGAGCGATTGCATTGGCAACAGCAGGGGAAGTTCGCCGTGACATCGAAAGGCTGGCGCCTAGCTATGCCCTCGAACACATCGTCAAACTTCTCAACGAAGCCAACCGCCACCTAGAAGAGACGGCTCCATGGAAGCTTGCCAAAGAGAACTTGGAAGCAGCAGGCCAATCTCTTTACACGGCTCTTGAGTGTTTGCGAATTTCGGCCATTCTACTGCATCCGGTCATGCCGTCGAAAATGGAAGACTTACTGGATCGCCTCGGAAAGTCCAAAAATGATTTTTCTCTGGCGTCTCAGTGGGGCGTCATCCCAAAGGGAGCCCCTATTTTGAAAGGCGATCCTCTCTTTCCTCGATTGGACAGCTTAGATAGTAATGGCTTGGAATCATAG
- the rpmB gene encoding 50S ribosomal protein L28 — protein MSRCELTGKGPIVKNLVSHSNIKTKSRALPNVQQKRVFSRSLNSLVSLKMAVRTIRSLEHVGGFDTFILNQPDKVLSKRALEIKGRIMKKLNRPAKGDQK, from the coding sequence ATGTCTCGCTGTGAATTGACCGGAAAAGGCCCCATTGTAAAAAATTTGGTGAGCCATTCAAATATCAAAACCAAGTCTCGAGCGCTCCCTAATGTTCAGCAAAAACGTGTATTTAGCCGATCATTGAATTCTTTGGTGAGTCTCAAGATGGCAGTCAGAACGATCAGATCGCTGGAACATGTGGGTGGTTTTGATACTTTTATTTTGAATCAGCCTGACAAGGTGCTCTCCAAACGAGCATTGGAAATAAAGGGTCGGATCATGAAGAAACTCAATCGACCCGCTAAAGGGGACCAGAAATGA
- a CDS encoding RNA methyltransferase, translated as MAKFLALTSIGLRDVLEEELNDLGFKVIEKDLTGLSFESNWAGCYRANLCLRTATKILLPVLDFPAYKPEDLYHNLRKHDFTKYIRPDQTISVDAHTRESALQDQRLVAMKTKDAIVDQFREKFDIRPNVERDNPDLEIVVRVLKNTVSVAINTSGDSLSIRGYRKHAVEAPIREHLAAGLLAMTGWDGKVPLLDPMCGSGTFLTEAALKALNVAPGTFRRHFAFQGHLIFQPEVWSQVLDEVVEGEFDNIPAKLYGYDRDGKALISAKKNAEAAGVRESIIFEKGNVTTLQAIPGAPPGIVIVNPPYGERMGISEDLKDVYRDLAFSLKQNFKGWKLFLLSGNEELTGAMRLKAERKIKVYNGNLDCRFLEYNIR; from the coding sequence ATGGCAAAGTTTTTGGCGCTCACATCGATAGGGCTTCGTGACGTTCTTGAAGAAGAACTGAATGATTTAGGGTTTAAGGTTATTGAGAAGGACTTAACAGGCTTAAGCTTTGAGTCCAATTGGGCTGGCTGCTATCGGGCTAACCTCTGTTTGCGAACGGCAACCAAGATCTTGTTGCCGGTTCTCGACTTTCCGGCCTACAAACCAGAGGATCTCTATCATAATCTGCGTAAACATGATTTCACGAAATACATTAGACCTGACCAAACGATTTCTGTCGATGCCCACACTCGAGAAAGTGCGCTTCAGGATCAGCGTCTTGTGGCCATGAAGACCAAAGACGCAATTGTCGACCAATTTCGGGAGAAATTTGATATTCGTCCAAATGTCGAGAGGGACAATCCAGATCTAGAAATTGTTGTTCGCGTGTTAAAAAATACGGTATCAGTTGCCATCAATACGTCGGGAGATAGTCTTTCAATTCGCGGTTACAGAAAACACGCCGTGGAGGCTCCGATTCGTGAGCATTTGGCCGCGGGACTTCTGGCGATGACGGGATGGGATGGAAAAGTGCCCTTGCTCGACCCCATGTGTGGTTCCGGAACTTTTCTGACCGAGGCAGCTCTCAAAGCTCTCAATGTCGCGCCCGGTACATTTCGGAGGCACTTTGCCTTTCAAGGTCATTTGATTTTTCAGCCAGAAGTTTGGTCACAAGTCCTAGACGAAGTCGTCGAAGGCGAATTCGATAATATTCCTGCCAAACTTTATGGTTATGATCGCGATGGAAAGGCATTGATATCAGCCAAAAAAAACGCGGAGGCGGCAGGGGTCAGAGAATCTATTATCTTTGAAAAAGGAAATGTAACGACCCTTCAAGCAATTCCCGGAGCACCTCCAGGAATTGTCATTGTCAATCCTCCGTACGGAGAACGCATGGGGATCAGCGAGGATTTGAAAGACGTCTACAGGGATTTGGCCTTCTCACTCAAACAGAACTTCAAGGGCTGGAAGCTATTTTTGCTTTCAGGCAATGAAGAGTTAACGGGAGCCATGAGGTTGAAGGCGGAGCGAAAAATAAAAGTTTACAACGGGAATCTCGACTGTCGCTTTTTGGAATACAACATTCGTTGA
- the rpsR gene encoding 30S ribosomal protein S18, which produces MVKRNMRTKFRPEFPGDFNFDYKDPVTLGRFLMEGGKIIPSRISKLSFSQQKAAAAAVKKARNLALLPQGTIAYDANYRAEAISPRPFEI; this is translated from the coding sequence ATGGTTAAAAGAAATATGAGGACGAAGTTTCGTCCTGAATTCCCTGGTGATTTTAACTTTGACTATAAAGATCCGGTTACACTTGGTCGATTTTTGATGGAAGGTGGCAAAATCATCCCTTCGCGCATCAGTAAACTGAGTTTTAGCCAACAAAAGGCCGCTGCAGCAGCCGTCAAGAAGGCACGTAACCTGGCCCTCTTACCCCAGGGAACAATTGCTTATGACGCAAACTATCGCGCAGAAGCCATCTCTCCAAGACCTTTTGAAATTTAG
- a CDS encoding LysR family transcriptional regulator, whose protein sequence is MNQWINYHHLFYFKTIAEEGTVSKAAEKLRLGQPTLSAQLKQFEETLGVQLFERHHKKLVLTEQGKVALDYSKSIFKMGSEMYEVLHDRLKPLKPSLHLGALDSVPKQIVLQLVKHAFRISPCQITLSEGKSDELLRELTSHRMDLMVTNFLPTGTDGKGLYPKSITKKNVAFYGAPKFRILRKGFPKSISGEPMILPTYDSRLRQDLDHWAKLNKIELNIITESQDISVKKLMAVSELGLIPTATHTVTGQVLRGELVEIGQLQGVHEELFLVTAQRKIENPIAAKLKDSFVV, encoded by the coding sequence ATGAATCAGTGGATTAACTATCACCATCTCTTTTACTTCAAAACCATTGCAGAAGAAGGGACTGTCTCAAAAGCGGCCGAAAAATTGCGCCTTGGCCAGCCCACTCTGTCTGCACAACTTAAACAGTTTGAAGAGACGCTTGGGGTTCAGCTGTTTGAAAGACATCACAAGAAACTTGTACTTACCGAGCAGGGTAAAGTCGCACTCGATTATTCAAAAAGCATCTTCAAGATGGGTTCCGAGATGTATGAGGTGCTACATGATCGCCTCAAGCCATTAAAACCTTCTCTTCACCTTGGTGCCTTAGATAGCGTACCAAAACAAATTGTCCTTCAACTTGTTAAGCATGCCTTTCGTATATCTCCCTGCCAAATCACTCTCTCCGAAGGGAAATCAGATGAGCTCTTAAGAGAGCTTACTTCACATCGTATGGATCTTATGGTGACTAACTTTTTACCGACAGGGACAGACGGCAAAGGACTCTACCCAAAATCAATTACAAAAAAAAATGTAGCATTTTACGGAGCACCTAAATTTAGAATTCTAAGAAAGGGCTTTCCAAAATCAATCTCAGGAGAGCCAATGATTCTTCCCACCTACGATAGCCGTCTGCGACAAGACCTCGATCATTGGGCGAAGCTAAATAAAATTGAACTTAATATTATTACTGAAAGCCAGGACATCTCTGTAAAGAAGCTTATGGCTGTGAGTGAGCTTGGATTAATTCCTACCGCAACTCACACGGTCACAGGTCAAGTCTTGCGAGGGGAACTAGTTGAAATTGGTCAACTTCAGGGCGTACATGAAGAACTTTTTTTAGTTACGGCTCAAAGAAAAATCGAAAATCCAATTGCCGCAAAACTGAAGGATTCATTCGTTGTATAG
- a CDS encoding HPF/RaiA family ribosome-associated protein, which translates to MIHIKFKNLDKSEMAREAVQDRIEALKDKFPDLSESKVHVILEMENSPTQAGPDLFNVKVRAFRGRYHGIAVEKSDSNLYVALAEVVDHMLEAINRFGDRVRVKERKNAREIARKAEQNPDFGENLLSR; encoded by the coding sequence ATGATTCACATTAAATTTAAGAATTTAGATAAATCAGAGATGGCTCGTGAGGCGGTGCAGGATAGAATCGAAGCCTTGAAAGACAAGTTTCCTGACTTGAGTGAAAGTAAAGTACACGTCATTTTAGAAATGGAAAACTCTCCAACTCAAGCAGGTCCTGACCTTTTCAATGTTAAGGTTCGCGCTTTTCGTGGAAGGTATCATGGAATTGCGGTCGAAAAATCAGATTCAAATCTCTATGTCGCCTTGGCAGAAGTTGTTGACCACATGCTTGAGGCCATCAATCGATTCGGCGACCGAGTACGAGTTAAAGAAAGAAAAAATGCGCGGGAAATAGCCCGTAAAGCGGAACAAAATCCTGATTTTGGAGAAAATTTGCTTTCCAGATAG
- a CDS encoding KOW motif-containing protein: MKLKIKKGATVEVIAGADKGKRGSVLEINPGKLLVRVQGVRMQTHFDKKDGLKTLEGYLNYSNVKLVEQVAAAKKTAKKKVSARK, translated from the coding sequence ATGAAATTGAAAATAAAAAAGGGTGCAACCGTTGAAGTGATAGCCGGAGCAGACAAAGGCAAGCGTGGTTCTGTTTTGGAAATCAACCCTGGTAAGTTACTTGTCCGTGTTCAGGGTGTGAGGATGCAGACTCACTTTGATAAAAAAGACGGACTTAAAACCTTGGAAGGCTATTTAAACTACTCAAACGTCAAATTGGTTGAGCAAGTTGCAGCCGCTAAGAAAACAGCTAAAAAGAAAGTTTCCGCTCGTAAGTAA
- a CDS encoding TerC family protein translates to MILFPFLDYWWFYLGFTAFVLVVLALDLGVFHKKAHEVGFKEASVWTTVWIGLALIFNYLFYLYAQYRFSTHERYTSISGFDPDAQARTTALEFLTGFVVEKSLAIDNIFIFAVVFSYFGIPKVYQHRVLFWGILGALIFRGIFVAMGSVLMQYHWVVIFFGALLILTGLKMFFAGTKPQNLENNFIVRQLKKVFRVHPQIEGQQFFFKKEGLTYVTPLFLALVFLELTDIIFAVDSVPAIFALTKEPLIVFTSNIFAILGLRSMYFMLAGVMDRFAYIKYGLASVLVFVGIKMVWLNEMFGGKFPINWSLMIIATLIGSSILASIVIDRKNKKKLT, encoded by the coding sequence ATGATACTATTCCCTTTTTTGGACTATTGGTGGTTTTATTTAGGCTTTACAGCATTTGTGCTCGTGGTACTTGCCCTTGACCTTGGCGTATTCCACAAGAAAGCTCACGAGGTCGGTTTTAAAGAGGCTTCCGTTTGGACTACAGTCTGGATTGGATTAGCCCTTATCTTCAATTATTTATTCTATCTTTATGCTCAATATCGGTTTTCAACTCATGAGCGTTACACTTCAATATCAGGATTTGATCCCGATGCCCAAGCTAGGACGACGGCTTTGGAGTTTCTTACTGGCTTTGTAGTTGAGAAGTCTTTGGCAATAGACAACATTTTCATTTTTGCTGTGGTATTTTCATACTTTGGAATTCCTAAAGTGTATCAACACCGAGTTTTGTTTTGGGGAATTCTTGGCGCTCTTATCTTCCGAGGGATTTTTGTCGCAATGGGCTCTGTGCTTATGCAGTACCATTGGGTTGTGATTTTCTTCGGTGCCTTATTGATTTTGACAGGTCTTAAGATGTTTTTTGCAGGTACGAAGCCGCAAAATTTAGAAAACAACTTTATTGTAAGGCAGCTAAAAAAGGTTTTTCGAGTTCATCCACAGATTGAAGGTCAGCAGTTTTTCTTTAAAAAAGAGGGACTTACCTATGTGACTCCGCTATTTCTTGCTCTGGTATTTTTAGAGCTCACCGATATCATTTTTGCAGTTGACTCCGTGCCGGCAATTTTCGCCTTAACGAAAGAACCGCTTATTGTTTTTACTTCTAATATCTTTGCCATCTTAGGACTTCGCTCGATGTACTTCATGCTCGCGGGTGTTATGGATAGATTTGCCTATATAAAATATGGATTGGCTTCAGTGTTGGTGTTCGTCGGGATTAAGATGGTTTGGCTCAACGAAATGTTTGGTGGAAAATTTCCAATCAACTGGTCTTTGATGATTATTGCGACACTGATCGGCTCATCCATATTGGCTTCGATCGTCATTGACCGTAAAAACAAAAAAAAGCTAACTTGA